From a region of the Argiope bruennichi chromosome 8, qqArgBrue1.1, whole genome shotgun sequence genome:
- the LOC129980914 gene encoding progranulin-like, with amino-acid sequence MKAALLLIVIPCLVVADVQCPDNKITCPDDKRCCKLEGRYTCCDSDGTNFSEIKTKVRAGMDIMNFPSYPNVSGRVIQASSLAICSRENCYGECCSSTACCPYIAADCCTETTCCPSLHRCCPDERCCPMGQICCSDFCCSIGQQCCPTGCCGLFDKCCGTGCCPSGTQCCGSWCCLDAQRCGASKNECHDVGNINTPSFLSLLLLIGFIVVSHRL; translated from the exons aaaGCTGCTCTTTTACTGATCGTCATTCCTTGCTTGGTTGTTGCTGATGTACAATGCCCAGACAATAAAATTACATGCCCAGACG ACAAAAGATGTTGCAAACTTGAAGGACGGTATACCTGTTGTGACTCTGATGGCACCAACTTTTCAGAGATAAAAACGAAAGTGCGTGCTGGCATGGATATCATGAATTTTCCTTCATACCCAAATGTATCGGGAAGAGTGATACAAGCTAGTTCACTGGCTATTTGCTCTAGGGAGAATTGCTACGGAGAATGCTGCTCTTCTACTGCATGCTGTCCTTATATAGCTGCGGATTGCTGCACTGAAACCACTTGTTGTCCCTCCCTGCACAGATGCTGTCCTGATGAACGTTGCTGTCCTATGGGACAAATATGTTGTTCGGACTTTTGCTGTAGCATAGGGCAACAATGTTGTCCTACTGGTTGCTGCGGACTTTTCGACAAGTGTTGTGGAACAGGATGTTGCCCTTCTGGAACACAATGTTGCGGTAGCTGGTGTTGCCTCGATGCCCAAAGGTGTGGGGCCTCTAAAAATGAATGTCATGATGTCGGAAATATCAACACTCCCTCCTTTTTGAGTTTACTGCTGCTTATTGGATTCATTGTCGTTTCTCATCGTCTCTAA